gccaaGAAGATCAAAGGGAGtatccacatccagaggcagtaaacccccttaggaggcaacatcaggggaagaacttggctctatgctctgttgtttggTTGTCCTGGACAACTGGTTGGGTCCTGtgtgctggacaagatggatcactggtctggtCCTTTTAGGTTTctagattttcttttcctttggatgCCTTTGTTCTTGTGGTGGAGGCGGGGCTGTGTGGAGAAGCAGAAGGCCGAAGAGTGTAATGGAGATCCCTATCCACCATAATAGGGCATGAGTCTCCTCAAACAGCAAATAGCCAAGAGCAGcctgaaagaaagggaaaatctGGCAGTGGCATCGAAGGCTAAAACCCAGCCTCTTATTTCCAGCTTGCATGGCCGGACATAATAAATTGTGATTCGCACTATGCTCAGTTAAACACCTTTAATCTGGAATTTCCAACCATGCATGGCATTTGTTGTAAACCAAAACAAATGGGCCCTTCAGGCCCAGATGATATATTTTTTCGCATACTTGGATGCTTCCTGACAGCTAAAAGGTTGGCTTACTTTGAAGGAAATAAAGCTGGGAAAAACTCTCTTGATTCTGGAACCTGGGAATTTTCACAGCCCTCACAAATTGACCAGAAACATTTAATGcttctattttaattttaattctgggATCTAGAAATCTGAAACACTTATTATGCTCTTGAAGAACAAGTTAATTACAATAACAGAATACAATATAGTGAGCCCTGCCCAGCCTTACAGTTACTTCCTTCTAAACCACTACGGCGGTTGTAATATTAGCTGTTCATAAAAAGAGCGGTTTTAATATTCATGTTTCCTTTCCAAAAATGTTTTTAGACAGTTTGGGTTGGATCATCACTGAACTGGCAATTTCTACAGCCAGATACCGTTCCTGGTGTTATTCCCCAGGATACTCTAacccccagaagcagcatttctcagtgggccGCAATGTATGTGTGCAGGAATAGGAAAGGGTCATTCTGAcactggaaaatttagtctggattcaCATGCATGCCGTTGGCGCATGTTCTCACTAATCATGTGAGCAGCAGGTACTTACGGAAGAGATGAAGTTGGAAGCAGTTGACGTTACTGTCGCTGTTGCTGAAGAGGTGGAGTATTTTAAGGCTTTGGCAAAGAATGTCCACATTACAGCATTGCACGCAATCACCAGACCACCACATCCAGCTCGAAGTATGATGGGTAACTGGAGAacaatggagtggggagggaagataTATTTTCACCATATtattgcaaaaaggatctaggagtcttaatagaccatacattgaacgtgagtcaacagtgtgacctggtggctaaaaaggcaagtgggattttgggctgtatctaatGGACtaccatgtccagatcacgggaggtgatggtatcgctgtactctgctctggtttggcctcacttggagtcctgtgttcagttttggtcaccacagttgaagatggatgtagacaaactggagcgtgtccagaggagggtgacaaagatggtgaggggtttggagacctagacatatgagaaaaggttgggggagcttggtcagtttagcctggtgAGGAGACGaataagaggggatctgataaccatcttcaagtatttaaaaggctgccatataggacGGAGCAGAGCTGTTCCCTCTTGTCccggaggaacggaccagaatgaatgggatgaaattaattcaaaagaaattccgactaaacatccggaagaagttcctgacggttagagcagtttctcagtggaacaggctggaGGTGgtagttctccatctttggaaatttttaaacagaggctggatagccatctgacgaagaggctgattctgtgaaggcttaagtgggtggccggttacagtggatgagcgataggtttgtgagtgtcctgcatagtgcatggggttggactagatggcccatgaggtcccttccaactctatgattcttcccaCCCCTTTCAAGAATGATCCGCACAAGGTCAACAAAGTATAAGCCCTTAGTTTCTTAAAATGTTTCAGTCATTCATGAAATAAGATTCATGTGGTGATCAAAGTGTTGGACGAAgacctgggagatccaggttctgTTTTGCCATGGGAgctttctgggtgatcttgggtcagttacTCTCTCTGTTCAATGGACCTCACAGAGCTGTTACCAGAGTAAAATGGCAGACCGTTATGTGCTGCCCTGAAGtccctggagaaagggcaggttgaaatgtgtttgaaaAATAAATCGGAGAGGAAGGCACTGTGATGGTGCAGAGCCTTGTGAAAGGGACAGATTGAATCTGGAATTTGCATTGCCAGTTAAGCCCCAACAGATTCAGTCAGGTTATGTATTTTGTtccaaaggaaggaagagaaggaccaAGTAAGAGACTACTGATCCTGTGCCATTACAATCAGGACACCTGGAGTTGGGCCTGTTGAGAACAAGGGGGTATTTTTAAGCTCTTAAGGCCAGTACAATCTGAGCTACAACCAGAGTACTTGCTCACGAAAGAACACATTTTCATTAAGCATGCAAAACACAATCAAGTTCTGCCTGGATTATTTCTAACAGCCCATTTTCACACAGGTTATTTCTCCTGAGTTTCATGCTGCTGGCAATCATTCTGCCTCCCCCTGGTTTCCCAACAGCAGACTGCTGCATTCGTGTACCTCTTGGGGTTTCCCCCAGCACCTCTCTGATCTTCCTCAAATCCTCATTGCTGCACAGTAAGCCCAGATGGCTACCATGTAGGTGGGAAAGTTGATTTTCCCACCCACAAGGCAGCAATTTTCTCTGTATCTATCACCAGCAGTCATTTTCCACACCTGCCACTGGGGAGTtgggactttttccaaacagttggcAGTTATATCAGTATACCACGGTCACAATATGTATTCCATGAtctctgaatccccagctttttcaaaacattcttcgagcttcaagaaaccccagaagtggcgcgatcatgtagaatatggttgggaagcatagctgtgtacatgcccacccagggcacctctccaggcccatcattggccattttggctaATAGGGGCCTGGAGGTGGGTTGATATTACCATATGGTTGTATCACAAGATaagtatttaacaaatttaaaatatatatattttaaaatttattaacttccacccatttgggaaacccttccaggtcggtcaagaaaatccagggtttcataaaaccctggttgagaaagcctggcctagattcAGCTGGGTCCCCCCCAAAAGTTGACCTCAAACACCTTAGAGCAGAATATGTACTATTCACAAGTAATGTAAACAGCATACTCTGGATGCTTTACAAGTGAAGGAGTGGCCTAATCTTTAGCCTAATTCTTAGCAGGGTTTTTCTTGTAGAGTTCAGGAAACAGCTTTGCTAAATAACATTTTCTCCAAAAATGGCTAATCCCACCTCAATTCTAATACGACGTTCCAACAAAATCCTTCTATGGAGAAACTCTGATTGACAAATACTGTTGTACTTATTTTGAACAAGGGCCAATAGCACTAAGTAAATTGTGCTTGGCATCctaggagctgtttttttgtttgtttttttgccgtTTCAAGTGACCAGGACCAATTTCAGGCTTTTAACAGAAGTGACATGAACATGTTGctaaaaatgcatttggtcttatgCGCTGTTAGTTCTGtacagtttttatgtagtttttattctgtttttaattgtgcactataataaataattaccatttttacattattttaggaaatcagctgtaatcccaggagatctctaggcgaCAGAAATCagctcaccaggagaaaatggcggcgttggaaggtggactctatggcattataccccattgaggtccctccttcccctaaactccaccctcttcaggctccacccccaaaatcttccagTCTGAAGCCAGCAACCTTAGGAAACACAACATGTTGAGGGCAGTTGAGAGTCAACACAAGGAAACAAAACCAATTAAAAGGAAGAGGGAAATTGGTGGGCTCAAGTCTCCATTGGCTATAGTATCCCACAATCGTGGTGTGGGTTGGAAAGGAATTTCCCAGTGATTGACTCCCCCCTCAATAGCTATCCCATCTCTGTCCCCCAAATTACTTGCCATATCCCCAAGGTAGTAGAAGAGATGAACCTGCAAACACCGATGACCTTGAAAATCCCTGTGAATAGCTCAGGCCTTGTCATTTCTTTTCATGTGAGGGGTAACCTCACAGGTATGCCTAAAAGCAAGCTTACATAAGGTGGACTCAACAAAACACCAGATGAGAAAGAAAGGGAGTGGGAGAATCAATCATGAAATGGACACAAACAAACGgtcctttaaataaatataacagcTAGGTGTTGCTTCTGCAAAAGGATTAAACGCCCTGGGCCACACCTTCGGATGCCTTTCGGTCGAAGGGGGGCGGCCATCACGCTTTTGTGCCTGAAGTTCAAATCAGTTTCAAGTACAAgtcagggaagggaggagagaagctaaGCATACATCGTATGAAAGATTTGCTGTTGGACTTCTGTCAGGGATTCCTAGCCCGAACCCCAGGGGTTCCCAGGGCCAGTGCACACAAGAAATCAACCCTTGTAAAATTTATgggatttatttaaataatactCAATAATTGCTTGATCGCTAGGCAATACACTATTCCATgcagcaaagaaaacaagaaaagctaGCGTAACTATCTAACACATTTAAAACCTGCATTAGATAGCACAACTTTACAGGCCTAAAGTTAATGGCTCAAGTATTCTCTATGTTGCTGTCCATTGCAATGGAAGCATAGTCCAggcctgaagaaggagaaggagaaggagaaggagaaggagaagagttggttcttatatgccgcttttctctacccaaaggaggctcaaagcggtttacagttgccttccctttcctccccacaacagacacccagtggggtgggtgaggctgagagagccctgatatcactgctcagtcagaacagttttatcagtgctgtggcgagcccaaggtcacccagctgaatgcatgtgggagagtgcagaatcgaacctggcatgccagactagaagtctgcactcctaaccactacatcaaacggGCTCTCTTTAGTCCACCAGAATCCAAGCTAGCCTTCTTCTCTCAGCTCTTAGCTCATTTATAGTATTTGGCCAACTGACCTTATGTGATGATGACAATGCAatgcttaaactggctctggtgctaaagGTCCCCCAATTTCTTTAACTATTCCCGAGTATAAGCCAGTTTTACGTGTTCACTCGGGGCTCATTCGAATTGCAACTTTCCCCTCAGCCTGAAACAGTTCCACAAGTTACTCATTACCCAGCTGGGAAAACAGACTGGTGCTGATGTGGGTTATTCCAAGTGCTCAATTAGTTCTAGACCATTTGCTTCCAGTAAGTTACTATAGGGCTCAGTCTCTGCTTTGGTATATAATGAGGCTCTTTTTTGGCTACATCTTGAATAGTGCTTCTCAGGATGGCTTTGGGGTACATTTCTACTAAGAAACCAAATGACAGTACGTAATCTGCAGGAACCAAACAGGTAAAGCTTTTCACCATCATCACTTGCTAAGGTATGACAACCAAAGAGAAAGGTAAAACCAAAATAATTCATATTTCTTGAATCACCATTTGATCagagtggcaattgcagtatggaaataaaatgtagaattgctctgggttgcttaGCAAGGATGAGCTTGAACAGAACAcgaaaaagcaaggacataagcctgactacaaaatgtagattagttcaatCTCTCGTATTTtcagtagccacttatggttgtgaaagttggtcGTTTTGTTTGAAAGGTGTTAGAtagttataagagcctcttgtggcgcagagtggtaaggcagctgagttcaatcccagcagccggctcaaggttgactcagccttccatccttctgaggtcggtaaaatgagtacccagcttgctggggggcaaacggtaatgactgaggaaggcactggcaaaccaccccgtatcgagtctgctatgaaaacgctggagggcatcaccccaaggatcagacatgactcggtgcttgcacaggggatacctttacctttaccttttagatagTTATGCtggattttcttattttcttttgctGTATGGAAGCGTGTGTTGCCTAGAGAGCAAACTATTTTTTGAGTTTTACTTAAATTCATTTATCAGTATGTTTGAGCTCTGGTGTTGGacaaggcttctgtggattccaaggacagcaaaagtcacaaacaaggaaatactacagcgcacaAATCCTGATACATCACTGGtgggcaaaatcacgaaactctggctcacttactttggccataccgTGCAATCTGACTCGATGGAAAGAGCAGttgtgctaggactggtcagtggtaaaaggaaaccaggccggcaaagaacacggtggttagacacgatcaaaatggacactggccagaacattgcacaactCAAAGAAGTCATAGGATCGCCAAGACTCGGACTCAAgtgaatggctgacatcatcatATGAATGAAGCAGTGGCAATTGCTTATTTGCCCTAACCTGGGCAGCCCAGGTTAGCCAGATCTTGTAAGATCTGGGAAACTAACCAGGGTCAGCCTAGAAGGGTTGACAACGTTAAAGATCTCCACTTATAATCACAGACTTGACAAAACGGACGAATGATAACCCCAGATGGTGACAGATGCTAAGATGCCTTTTGAGAGTGCATttcaaaatctgttttaaaataaagtctTAAAATGCACACTCTAGAATGGCTGTCCCTCAGGTTTCTGCTATCTCAGGTCCTTACAAATTAAACCACAGGGCCAAAATGAGAATTAGAGTCCCGCAGTTTACCCTGCCATGACGGGGGACTCCTTTTATCAGCACTGAGGGGGGCTGAGTCTGATTGGCCATGGTGCAGAGAGAGAAGGGGCTCATGTCTCTGCCCTGTGTCATTTCTTTTAATGGAAAACAGAGCTGCTGGGTGGTGACCTCACTCTGCAAAATATTGGACAAATCCCAGGATTCTGCCTCATGTAATTTGGTcctcagagtgggaaggggttgCTAATCATTTTCCTAATACACCCAGCTTCA
This Paroedura picta isolate Pp20150507F chromosome 11, Ppicta_v3.0, whole genome shotgun sequence DNA region includes the following protein-coding sequences:
- the TMEM42 gene encoding transmembrane protein 42, with protein sequence MAGGRGSACAALAGLWGALAACSAKLALGAGYLRGVCEAGLGAAAGPCEWLPIILRAGCGGLVIACNAVMWTFFAKALKYSTSSATATVTSTASNFISSAALGYLLFEETHALLWWIGISITLFGLLLLHTAPPPPQEQRHPKEKKI